Proteins from one Gimesia maris genomic window:
- a CDS encoding alpha/beta hydrolase: protein MLVQFARFFLLLVVVGIPSNTASTAAQTAPAVGTSLIQPCQFGAQLQGEEALIVVPENRTATSSRNITVHYFRFPARKPTGQPPVFFLPGGPGEAVTAKQITAGLQQKRYNKYAEMLAFNQTRDVVIVNQRGNSHVPGIHQLPELCFAQPGQRLEALTFDKAGARLKAGLQNSILTCQKLQFDLRGYDILHLVEDVDAIRRSCGYKQIALRGSSFGSQWALAYLKQHPEQVERMLLSGVEPLNHTYDSANGIWNVFQRVENELRASGTIKLPEAGLLGALKTVLTRLENQPVRVRGKHPRRGGTTEVVIGVDDIRYYLTRPILNSRVHSRNMLELWPKMVLELYDQNYQYLAAKIIDDRPEVKRYNLQLTLIDHSLGITDKRQLELEDEAARRWLGDVNWFYTATRKVTPTPVVDDAFRQFEISQTPVLLIHGTLDLSTPVENAEELLKYFPHGHLLTIEGGTHAANQHAASFDPRFLKYLTDFFNEQNPTDACQRIPAKITLPPLQFQATGAPSLFSQLID from the coding sequence ATGCTCGTACAATTCGCGCGATTCTTCTTACTCCTGGTCGTCGTCGGAATCCCTTCCAACACCGCTTCGACTGCAGCGCAGACTGCTCCTGCAGTGGGTACCAGTCTCATCCAGCCATGCCAGTTTGGAGCACAACTACAAGGAGAAGAAGCCTTGATCGTGGTTCCCGAAAACCGGACCGCTACCAGCAGTCGTAACATCACCGTGCATTATTTTCGGTTCCCCGCCCGAAAGCCCACCGGGCAGCCACCGGTTTTCTTCCTGCCCGGCGGACCGGGAGAAGCGGTGACGGCAAAACAGATTACAGCAGGATTACAGCAAAAACGGTATAACAAATATGCTGAAATGCTCGCCTTCAACCAGACGCGTGATGTTGTCATTGTGAATCAGCGTGGGAACAGCCATGTGCCGGGAATTCACCAACTGCCTGAACTGTGTTTTGCGCAACCGGGTCAACGACTGGAAGCATTGACATTTGACAAGGCTGGCGCACGCTTGAAGGCAGGTTTACAAAATTCGATTCTCACTTGTCAGAAACTGCAGTTCGATCTCCGGGGATATGATATTCTGCATCTGGTTGAAGACGTCGATGCGATTCGGCGTTCCTGCGGTTACAAACAGATTGCCTTGCGTGGCAGCAGTTTTGGATCGCAGTGGGCACTGGCCTACCTGAAGCAGCATCCCGAACAGGTCGAACGCATGCTGCTGTCGGGGGTAGAACCGCTCAATCATACCTATGACAGTGCCAACGGGATCTGGAACGTCTTCCAGCGAGTCGAAAACGAACTCCGTGCTTCCGGAACGATCAAACTGCCAGAAGCAGGATTACTGGGAGCTTTAAAGACCGTGCTGACACGGCTGGAGAATCAGCCGGTACGCGTGCGCGGCAAACATCCGCGTCGAGGTGGAACAACTGAGGTTGTCATCGGCGTCGATGATATTCGTTACTATCTGACAAGACCGATTTTGAATTCTCGCGTCCATTCCCGCAACATGCTCGAACTCTGGCCGAAAATGGTACTGGAACTTTATGACCAGAATTACCAGTATCTGGCAGCGAAGATTATCGATGATCGACCTGAGGTGAAGCGATATAACCTGCAACTGACATTGATTGACCACAGTCTGGGTATTACTGATAAACGTCAACTCGAACTGGAGGACGAAGCAGCCCGTCGCTGGTTAGGTGATGTCAACTGGTTTTATACAGCCACACGGAAGGTGACTCCCACGCCTGTAGTGGATGATGCTTTTCGTCAATTTGAAATCAGCCAGACACCAGTGTTGCTCATTCATGGGACACTGGATTTATCGACGCCTGTTGAAAATGCGGAAGAACTGTTGAAGTATTTCCCCCACGGGCATCTGCTCACCATCGAGGGAGGGACTCACGCGGCCAACCAGCACGCTGCGAGTTTCGATCCCCGCTTTCTGAAATACCTGACCGACTTCTTTAATGAACAGAACCCAACAGACGCCTGTCAACGCATCCCTGCTAAAATCACTCTACCGCCACTCCAGTTTCAAGCAACTGGAGCCCCTTCCCTGTTTTCCCAGTTGATTGACTGA
- a CDS encoding sulfatase translates to MSSHLIRSLRLAVIFCLALFLSVTSLQAARFQNQQVKPPNIVVFLVDDMGVMDTSVPFLTDSKGQPKRYPLNDYYITPSMERLAKQGIRFNHFYAMSVCSPTRISIMSGQNAARHHATNWINPQKNNAGPQGPPDWNWAGLKKDDVTLPRLLEKAGYRTIHVGKGHFGADGFPGAEPLNLGFDVNIAGSSFGAPGSYHGMKKFGLGTRRAHQAVPHLEKYHDTDIFLTEALTIEANATLAETVKADQPFFLYMAHYAVHAPFDSDPRFADHYKDSDKPKNAQAFATLIEGMDKSLGDIMNQLDQLGVAENTLIFFLGDNGSDAPLGHQHAVACAAPLRGKKGAHYEGGMRVPFIAAWAKPDPSNSNQKLLPIPQDALQTQIAAVHDLFPTILKVADVKPPQGYIVDGQPLNQLLTGQPDKAHRDTFLMHYPHSPHRSNYFTVYRDGDWKVIYHYVPSKDSEDSHYQLYNLAKDPFEQHNLAVSEPKQLKRMMQALMESMEQHAALYPVTKDGKQPLKPLMP, encoded by the coding sequence ATGAGTTCGCATTTAATCCGCTCACTGCGACTGGCTGTTATTTTCTGTCTTGCTCTTTTTCTCAGTGTCACCAGCTTACAGGCTGCGCGCTTTCAGAACCAGCAGGTCAAGCCTCCGAATATCGTGGTGTTTCTCGTGGATGACATGGGGGTGATGGATACGTCGGTCCCCTTTCTGACGGACTCGAAAGGACAACCGAAACGTTATCCGCTCAACGATTATTATATTACACCCAGTATGGAACGACTGGCGAAGCAGGGGATTCGCTTCAATCATTTCTACGCGATGAGTGTCTGTTCGCCGACGCGCATCTCAATCATGTCAGGTCAGAATGCCGCCCGGCACCACGCGACCAACTGGATCAACCCTCAAAAAAATAACGCCGGGCCACAAGGACCTCCTGACTGGAACTGGGCAGGATTGAAGAAAGACGACGTGACCTTACCGCGTCTGCTGGAGAAAGCCGGTTACCGTACGATTCATGTGGGGAAAGGGCACTTTGGGGCTGATGGATTTCCCGGAGCGGAACCGCTCAATCTTGGTTTTGATGTCAATATTGCCGGATCTTCATTTGGGGCACCGGGCAGTTATCATGGCATGAAGAAATTTGGCCTGGGAACCAGGCGGGCTCATCAGGCAGTCCCTCATCTGGAAAAATATCACGATACCGATATCTTTCTGACCGAAGCGCTCACAATTGAAGCCAATGCGACTCTGGCTGAAACCGTCAAAGCGGACCAGCCTTTCTTCCTGTATATGGCACATTACGCCGTACATGCCCCCTTTGATTCCGATCCTCGTTTCGCCGATCATTACAAGGACTCGGATAAACCGAAAAATGCTCAAGCCTTTGCGACGTTGATAGAAGGCATGGATAAATCGCTGGGTGATATCATGAATCAGCTGGACCAACTGGGAGTGGCGGAAAACACGCTGATCTTCTTTCTGGGCGATAACGGCTCCGATGCACCGCTGGGACATCAACACGCGGTCGCCTGTGCTGCTCCCCTGCGGGGTAAAAAAGGGGCACACTATGAAGGGGGCATGCGCGTGCCTTTCATCGCTGCCTGGGCCAAACCGGACCCGTCGAACTCTAATCAGAAGCTGCTGCCGATCCCCCAGGACGCGCTTCAGACTCAAATTGCCGCCGTCCATGATCTGTTTCCTACGATTCTCAAGGTTGCCGATGTCAAACCGCCTCAAGGTTACATCGTGGATGGTCAACCGCTCAATCAACTGCTCACAGGCCAGCCAGATAAAGCTCATCGGGATACCTTTCTGATGCATTATCCCCACTCGCCACACCGCAGTAATTACTTTACCGTTTACCGCGATGGAGACTGGAAAGTCATCTATCACTACGTACCTTCAAAAGATTCCGAAGACTCCCATTATCAGCTTTATAACCTCGCTAAAGATCCGTTTGAGCAGCATAATCTGGCGGTATCAGAGCCTAAACAGCTCAAGCGCATGATGCAGGCGCTGATGGAAAGTATGGAACAGCATGCAGCGCTCTACCCCGTCACCAAAGACGGGAAACAACCGCTGAAGCCGTTAATGCCCTGA
- a CDS encoding class II glutamine amidotransferase — translation MCRWLAYSGPSLRLSDVLTRPNHSLIDQSRHATQNVESLNGDGFGVGWYGDDPTPGVYRDTHPAWNDTNFLHLAEHIHSGLFLSHVRASTGTPVQNTNCHPFNYQNWLFQHNGSIPEFHSLKRQLLFDVDPDLFLSIEGSTDSELLFYLALTFGLKDDAPQALARTIGHVEQARQAAGIVGAIYFSACVSDGERIWAVRYSSNRQSRTLYHSSHLRALHDLDGTYAILPEDAVIVVSEPLDDLTDHWEEVHESSILTVECGSSTVTEFSPGS, via the coding sequence ATGTGTCGCTGGCTCGCTTATTCCGGTCCCTCGCTCAGACTGAGTGATGTTCTGACCCGCCCCAATCATTCGCTGATCGACCAGAGCCGCCACGCCACGCAGAACGTGGAAAGTTTGAACGGCGATGGATTCGGCGTGGGCTGGTATGGCGATGATCCGACGCCAGGCGTTTATCGCGACACACACCCTGCCTGGAATGATACCAATTTCCTGCATCTGGCCGAACACATTCATTCGGGTCTGTTCCTCTCACACGTGCGTGCTTCAACAGGCACACCGGTCCAGAACACCAACTGCCATCCCTTCAACTATCAGAACTGGCTGTTTCAGCATAACGGCTCTATTCCTGAATTTCATTCGCTCAAACGCCAGCTGCTGTTTGACGTCGACCCTGATCTGTTCCTGTCGATTGAAGGCTCTACCGATTCGGAACTCCTGTTTTACCTGGCGTTGACGTTCGGTTTAAAAGACGATGCCCCCCAGGCTCTCGCGAGAACAATAGGGCACGTCGAACAGGCCCGCCAGGCCGCCGGGATTGTAGGAGCCATCTATTTCAGCGCCTGCGTCTCCGACGGTGAACGAATCTGGGCAGTTCGTTATTCGAGCAATCGACAGTCGCGCACATTGTATCACAGTAGCCACCTCAGAGCCTTGCATGACCTGGACGGGACCTATGCAATTCTCCCTGAAGACGCAGTGATTGTCGTCTCGGAACCACTGGACGATTTAACCGACCACTGGGAGGAAGTGCACGAATCGTCGATTCTGACTGTAGAATGTGGATCATCCACCGTCACTGAGTTTAGTCCGGGATCATGA
- a CDS encoding M56 family metallopeptidase encodes MGYLMYCLLWNLMFVTVASILVYLLGFTRSLDERPALRHALWLLVLLKFVTPPLWAAPLLPAVQAKQSMPSVEQQVAETDRVTKTPIHSVTEESAGFSVHQSTRTRVRSLTVSMISQILVGLSLIVTFIMGGLAVIQWSRLKKLSTHFIEPDQRLVEMLKRVCQSCHLSKTPELVVVNTICSPMLWAGFRRPTIILPQAIAETLNEEQLQQVLAHEIGHLVRKDYLSGLLAFGVISLFWWNPLAWLARREMFLAAETCCDAFAITVTSGSRQSYARTLLAAVDFTNRDRSVLPVWGTQFIESRSLERRIKMVARSQVKSVLTHSHRGVIVCLGLLVLVIVPVRAEKIMITQTENATEQEQDIRIQADRLQQDKVVVPPNTRSANLPTIANVKLISWSGAETSSRAYFFETAQAAESFANLVKAFQIADQFKIEISETKPMQTDQDKRICIMPASYARQLGLDGDKYVLLQGTRAAHSHLEKVVSTLKK; translated from the coding sequence ATGGGGTATCTGATGTATTGCCTGCTCTGGAATCTGATGTTCGTAACCGTGGCGTCGATATTGGTTTATCTGCTGGGTTTCACTCGCAGTCTCGATGAACGACCGGCATTACGGCATGCACTCTGGCTGCTGGTGTTATTAAAGTTCGTGACGCCACCTCTGTGGGCGGCTCCACTGCTCCCAGCTGTGCAGGCTAAACAGTCAATGCCGTCTGTTGAACAACAGGTGGCGGAAACAGATCGCGTGACGAAAACTCCGATCCATTCAGTTACGGAGGAATCTGCCGGGTTCTCGGTTCATCAAAGTACACGCACCAGAGTCAGGAGTCTGACCGTTTCGATGATTTCACAGATACTCGTCGGTCTAAGCTTGATTGTGACGTTCATTATGGGAGGGCTGGCGGTGATCCAATGGTCTCGTTTGAAAAAACTGTCGACCCATTTTATTGAGCCAGATCAACGCCTCGTCGAAATGCTGAAACGCGTCTGCCAATCATGTCATCTTTCGAAAACGCCAGAACTGGTTGTGGTCAACACGATTTGTTCTCCCATGTTGTGGGCAGGGTTCCGTCGTCCAACAATTATACTGCCACAGGCAATTGCAGAAACTTTAAATGAGGAACAGCTGCAACAGGTTCTGGCGCATGAAATTGGACATCTGGTTCGTAAGGACTATCTATCCGGGCTGCTGGCCTTTGGCGTCATCAGTCTGTTCTGGTGGAACCCGCTGGCCTGGCTCGCACGTCGGGAAATGTTTCTGGCAGCGGAAACCTGTTGTGATGCATTTGCGATTACGGTGACGTCCGGCTCGCGCCAGTCATATGCCAGAACACTGTTGGCTGCAGTTGACTTTACGAATCGTGACCGATCTGTGTTACCAGTCTGGGGGACACAATTTATAGAATCCCGATCTTTAGAGAGGAGAATTAAAATGGTTGCCCGTTCTCAAGTTAAAAGTGTATTAACACATTCGCATCGTGGAGTCATCGTATGCCTGGGCCTGCTGGTTCTTGTGATAGTACCCGTGCGGGCAGAAAAAATTATGATTACTCAGACAGAAAACGCGACAGAACAGGAGCAGGATATCAGAATTCAGGCTGACAGACTGCAACAGGACAAGGTAGTCGTTCCGCCTAATACCAGGTCAGCAAATTTGCCGACTATCGCGAATGTGAAACTGATTTCCTGGTCGGGTGCTGAAACATCGAGTCGAGCTTATTTCTTTGAAACAGCTCAGGCTGCAGAATCATTTGCCAATCTGGTTAAGGCATTTCAGATTGCAGACCAGTTTAAAATCGAAATTTCAGAAACAAAACCCATGCAGACCGATCAGGATAAACGGATTTGTATTATGCCGGCGAGCTACGCCAGGCAACTGGGGCTGGATGGAGATAAATATGTGTTGTTGCAAGGCACACGTGCGGCACATTCACATCTGGAAAAAGTCGTGAGTACACTGAAAAAGTGA
- a CDS encoding BlaI/MecI/CopY family transcriptional regulator gives MPEIDIDVTDTEMSVLEILWEHPEGIPVREIVLKLYGRHEHSLHGGVKSFLDRLLEKGLVAVDKSGFAHRFSAVLDRQEFVGLQLKKMAESHFGGSLTPMLLSLVDQVKLNEKQRASIEKIIKNIKD, from the coding sequence GTGCCTGAAATCGATATTGATGTGACTGACACCGAAATGTCTGTACTGGAAATACTCTGGGAGCATCCGGAGGGAATTCCTGTGCGGGAGATCGTGTTGAAACTGTATGGTAGACACGAACATTCTCTGCATGGAGGAGTGAAGAGTTTTCTCGATCGCCTGCTGGAGAAAGGCCTGGTGGCCGTTGATAAAAGTGGTTTTGCGCATCGCTTTTCAGCTGTTCTGGATCGGCAGGAATTCGTAGGGCTGCAGTTAAAGAAGATGGCGGAAAGTCACTTTGGTGGTTCCCTCACACCAATGCTGCTCTCACTGGTAGATCAGGTCAAGCTGAATGAAAAACAACGAGCTTCGATCGAGAAAATCATCAAAAACATCAAAGACTAA
- a CDS encoding BlaI/MecI/CopY family transcriptional regulator: MANKSRDVTEAELSVLQVLWCQGPLTIRGITEILEPQRVDAYYSTVKKLLERLETKGFVKREPAGIAFTYEATIDRDDLVGRRLQEVAETLCEGSLTPLLTQLAQHHDLSRKQQKVLMDLIDDLAKQNKKP, encoded by the coding sequence ATGGCCAATAAATCGCGTGATGTCACGGAAGCCGAACTGAGTGTTCTGCAGGTACTTTGGTGTCAAGGACCGCTCACGATTCGCGGGATAACAGAAATTCTGGAACCGCAGCGTGTAGACGCCTATTACTCGACGGTAAAAAAACTGCTGGAACGCCTGGAAACAAAAGGTTTTGTCAAACGGGAACCCGCGGGGATCGCATTCACTTATGAAGCCACGATTGACCGCGATGATCTGGTCGGGCGACGATTGCAGGAAGTTGCAGAAACGCTCTGTGAAGGCTCGCTCACACCACTGCTGACGCAGTTGGCACAACACCACGATCTCAGCAGAAAGCAGCAGAAAGTGCTGATGGATCTGATCGACGATCTGGCGAAGCAAAACAAAAAACCATAA
- a CDS encoding M56 family metallopeptidase, producing the protein MPLLLNGMLSNILIAGGLFAVVMLLRRWIKNPAVIHLLLVLILVKLIMPAYWQPQIELFPAEAVFVEDNSSTEQTDTLTNHSDKQELLSVVESSSLQQSRAPLKNLSEHPAESDSTAQSKLIDLQNKQADSSKHTADSRWMTGFLSWNRLREISFLTALILTWGTGSIVCFLLSAIRILRFQQRLRHTQPASHDLIQQTSSLAARIGLKSVPRVELISANISPLLWVFCIRARIILPAKLLAQLNQAERETLLLHELAHYRRRDHWVRLLELLATGVYWWNPLLWWLRREIRITEEACCDAWVIQTLPDLRRAYAEVLVKAMGFVSQSQQITAATGMGSQHFLEQRLKSIMCDSVRCRLSRPLKTGIAVLALLLLPFAPIAVHSQTETETESETAVAIDTLPTVEEILNGYHANLQNLLPIEMTYRVLSQENMNCITRDQFELEAIKRFPNLDRSEITVDGKVPSEDEFRFMDISLQLKQQQLERQLTPEAIQERLREKVVEQRYFWTDGSSFHQRWPYWSDSERQQNPKLDQGPVWPPENLNQHYDSIKLISWSKANQPPLRHWFGRNKERSSLQASIGNQLKEIPSLHTSAPLGLKAYRWDEKLPTYSLDDSMSKDSDQYQIVGRSQMNGQSVILVDSFSAYPQRSQETRWRMRAWIDPSRGYLPLRIEWGVVDPSNKLISGLSHHLETLEIKQVANSYYPVKIKYQEYTLDYPTQQKRSDKLKPEERARLAQLPIPVIEGRCKTWEVVSIKANQPIEPETLALQFPEGTVYENKIDGQKYVTGKIHPLSPEPEPEPPEFVNFLEQAPPLQIQEWVDGNTRNLADFRGKVVVLLFLGDVMHFDFEQIPAENQQWLEMLKQTIKAFHTKYAEKEVVFLELYPPGTSKEKIRAFHQFRGFETHAAIDQSAPTGGVTNFQYHGGILDLSFYLIDPDGRVIFCPRFWDGELGEMYIQNAADKLSISLDSSEELSPEEGARVSLRIMEYIISEQIDKALAAKNSK; encoded by the coding sequence ATGCCTCTACTGCTGAATGGAATGCTCAGTAATATATTGATTGCAGGTGGCCTGTTTGCCGTGGTCATGCTGTTACGCCGCTGGATCAAAAACCCGGCGGTTATCCATCTGCTGCTGGTCCTGATTCTCGTCAAGCTCATCATGCCGGCTTACTGGCAGCCTCAAATCGAACTGTTTCCGGCGGAAGCCGTTTTCGTGGAAGACAATTCGAGCACAGAACAGACAGACACACTCACGAATCATTCAGACAAGCAGGAACTCTTATCAGTTGTGGAGTCATCCTCTTTACAGCAATCGCGGGCTCCTTTGAAAAACCTGTCAGAACATCCTGCAGAATCGGACTCCACAGCTCAATCAAAGTTAATCGATCTACAGAATAAACAGGCTGATTCCAGTAAACATACAGCAGACTCCCGCTGGATGACCGGCTTCCTCTCGTGGAACAGGCTGCGTGAGATTTCTTTCCTGACCGCTCTTATACTCACTTGGGGAACCGGAAGTATCGTCTGTTTTCTGCTGTCAGCGATTCGCATTCTTCGTTTTCAGCAACGATTACGACATACTCAACCGGCGTCTCATGACCTCATTCAACAGACTTCATCCCTGGCAGCACGGATCGGCTTAAAGTCGGTGCCGCGTGTCGAACTGATTTCAGCCAATATTTCTCCGCTGCTCTGGGTGTTCTGCATTCGGGCCCGCATCATCTTACCAGCAAAACTGCTTGCTCAACTGAATCAGGCGGAGCGGGAAACACTTTTATTACATGAGCTGGCCCACTATCGACGCCGCGATCACTGGGTAAGATTGCTGGAACTGCTGGCCACTGGAGTTTACTGGTGGAACCCGCTACTCTGGTGGCTGCGTCGGGAAATTCGCATCACGGAAGAAGCCTGCTGTGATGCCTGGGTCATTCAAACACTGCCGGACCTGCGACGTGCTTATGCCGAAGTCCTCGTGAAAGCCATGGGATTCGTCTCACAATCACAGCAGATCACCGCGGCTACAGGCATGGGTTCACAACATTTTCTGGAGCAACGGTTGAAATCCATTATGTGTGACTCCGTTCGCTGTCGCCTCTCGCGACCATTAAAAACAGGAATCGCAGTGCTGGCACTGCTACTGCTCCCCTTTGCGCCTATCGCCGTACATTCTCAAACGGAAACAGAAACGGAATCTGAAACAGCAGTCGCAATAGATACATTACCAACTGTGGAAGAGATCCTGAATGGGTACCACGCCAATCTTCAGAATCTCCTGCCCATTGAGATGACTTATCGAGTGTTATCACAAGAGAACATGAATTGTATCACACGAGATCAGTTTGAGCTGGAGGCGATTAAACGGTTTCCAAATCTGGATCGCAGCGAGATCACTGTGGACGGCAAAGTCCCCAGTGAAGATGAATTTCGCTTTATGGATATTTCATTACAACTGAAGCAACAGCAACTTGAACGACAGTTGACTCCCGAAGCCATCCAGGAACGACTGCGAGAAAAAGTAGTCGAGCAACGCTATTTCTGGACCGATGGTTCCTCATTCCACCAGCGCTGGCCCTATTGGTCCGACAGTGAACGACAGCAGAATCCCAAATTAGATCAAGGGCCTGTCTGGCCTCCGGAGAATCTGAATCAGCACTATGATTCGATCAAGCTCATCTCCTGGTCAAAGGCCAACCAGCCTCCCCTCAGGCACTGGTTTGGCAGGAATAAAGAACGCAGTTCCCTGCAGGCTTCGATTGGAAATCAACTGAAGGAGATACCTTCCCTTCACACCAGTGCGCCGTTGGGTCTGAAGGCATACCGATGGGATGAGAAATTGCCGACGTATTCACTCGATGATTCCATGTCAAAAGATTCAGATCAATACCAGATCGTAGGTCGAAGCCAGATGAACGGCCAATCCGTCATTCTGGTTGACAGTTTCAGCGCCTATCCTCAACGCTCGCAGGAGACACGCTGGCGGATGCGAGCCTGGATCGATCCCAGTCGTGGCTATCTGCCTTTACGCATTGAATGGGGGGTTGTTGATCCGTCGAACAAGTTGATCTCTGGCTTGAGTCACCACCTGGAGACACTCGAGATCAAACAGGTGGCGAACAGCTATTATCCTGTAAAGATTAAATACCAGGAATACACATTGGACTACCCCACACAGCAAAAGCGGTCTGATAAATTGAAACCCGAAGAGCGGGCCAGGCTAGCACAGCTACCCATTCCCGTTATCGAGGGGCGCTGTAAAACCTGGGAAGTCGTCAGCATCAAAGCCAATCAACCGATTGAGCCAGAAACACTGGCACTCCAGTTTCCAGAGGGAACCGTTTATGAAAACAAGATTGACGGGCAGAAATATGTCACGGGGAAGATACACCCCCTGTCTCCTGAGCCTGAACCTGAACCGCCAGAATTCGTCAACTTCCTTGAGCAGGCACCTCCCCTGCAGATTCAGGAGTGGGTGGATGGAAACACACGGAATCTCGCAGATTTCCGCGGCAAAGTTGTGGTTCTGTTATTTCTGGGCGATGTGATGCATTTTGATTTTGAACAGATTCCAGCGGAAAATCAGCAGTGGCTTGAGATGCTCAAACAGACTATTAAGGCATTCCATACGAAATACGCCGAAAAAGAAGTCGTCTTCCTGGAACTCTATCCCCCTGGCACGAGCAAGGAAAAGATTCGCGCCTTCCACCAGTTCCGAGGTTTTGAAACGCACGCCGCCATTGATCAATCCGCACCAACTGGAGGTGTCACCAATTTTCAATATCATGGCGGCATTCTCGATCTCAGCTTTTATCTAATCGATCCGGATGGTCGTGTGATCTTCTGTCCGCGTTTCTGGGATGGAGAACTAGGCGAGATGTACATCCAGAATGCGGCTGACAAACTATCGATTTCCCTGGATTCATCCGAAGAACTCTCCCCGGAAGAGGGGGCCCGTGTCAGCCTGCGGATTATGGAATACATCATCAGCGAACAAATCGACAAAGCACTGGCGGCGAAGAATTCAAAGTAA
- a CDS encoding TlpA disulfide reductase family protein: MSGETYNLVVNFIAIAMYIAIGVLVFSLGFMLLRWKTPKRRGHALRLLSSVITILGLYALLYVVNFWIFLPSLVREKIAEENAFLEERLTKTSIVLVGDTAPDFSVATIDGELFSLAAARGEVVLINFYSNWCGPCRLELPYIQQIWDEHKSNPGFRLLVIGREETEEKVKQFCEEFDFTFPVAPDPEREIYSQFAHELIPRTLVISPGGKVVFSSVGFYEDDLEKLKLVLDQQLAGLPLEKSKPVVE, encoded by the coding sequence ATGAGCGGAGAGACATACAATCTGGTTGTTAATTTCATAGCGATTGCAATGTATATTGCCATTGGTGTGTTGGTGTTTTCGCTGGGTTTTATGTTGTTACGTTGGAAAACGCCAAAGCGAAGAGGACATGCACTTCGACTTCTATCCTCAGTCATTACGATACTCGGACTTTATGCACTGCTTTACGTTGTTAACTTCTGGATCTTTTTACCGTCCCTGGTCCGCGAGAAAATCGCAGAAGAGAATGCATTCCTGGAGGAGCGGCTTACCAAAACATCCATTGTACTGGTTGGCGACACAGCGCCTGACTTTTCTGTAGCAACGATAGACGGCGAGTTGTTTTCCTTAGCAGCGGCGCGGGGCGAAGTGGTGTTGATCAATTTTTATTCGAACTGGTGTGGCCCCTGTCGTCTGGAATTGCCGTATATTCAGCAGATCTGGGATGAACACAAGAGCAATCCGGGTTTTCGTCTGCTGGTAATCGGACGAGAGGAAACAGAGGAGAAGGTAAAACAATTCTGTGAGGAATTCGATTTCACCTTTCCCGTCGCTCCCGACCCCGAACGAGAGATCTATTCCCAATTCGCCCACGAACTGATTCCACGGACCCTGGTGATCTCTCCTGGTGGGAAAGTGGTCTTCTCCTCGGTTGGTTTTTATGAAGACGATCTCGAGAAACTGAAACTTGTTCTCGACCAGCAGTTGGCCGGTCTGCCATTAGAGAAAAGTAAACCTGTTGTGGAATGA
- a CDS encoding TlpA family protein disulfide reductase: MSISTYNSILFALEIGAFVAICVMIVSFFGMIIQWRTPRRGRHILRLLLSLGIIFGCIVVQQAIFWGMLMPTLREQQIAEHESGRAKQLDESSVLKVGDEAPEFTLTMTDDKEFSMSEARGDVVLINFFATWCGPCRLELPHIQKIWEARKVNPRFRLRVIGREETLETVKLFCEENGFTFPAAPDPDRVVFSMFAHDLIPRTLVISPEGTIIFSQVGFYEPDVPKLEALLDEQLAGLPDAKNKTVAE; this comes from the coding sequence ATGAGTATCTCCACCTACAACTCGATTCTATTCGCTCTAGAGATTGGTGCCTTCGTCGCGATCTGTGTCATGATCGTTTCGTTTTTTGGCATGATCATTCAATGGAGGACACCGCGACGAGGCCGCCACATCCTGCGGCTGCTGCTTTCGCTGGGGATCATTTTCGGCTGCATCGTGGTACAACAGGCGATTTTCTGGGGGATGCTGATGCCCACTTTGCGTGAACAGCAAATAGCAGAGCATGAGTCGGGACGTGCAAAACAGCTTGATGAATCGTCTGTTCTGAAGGTAGGGGACGAGGCTCCTGAATTTACACTCACGATGACGGACGATAAAGAATTTTCGATGTCAGAGGCACGAGGCGATGTGGTGCTGATCAATTTCTTCGCAACGTGGTGTGGCCCCTGTCGCCTGGAATTGCCTCATATTCAGAAAATCTGGGAAGCGCGCAAAGTTAATCCCCGTTTTCGACTGCGGGTGATCGGTCGCGAAGAAACGCTGGAAACCGTGAAGCTGTTCTGTGAAGAGAACGGTTTCACATTCCCTGCGGCCCCCGACCCGGATCGTGTCGTGTTTTCGATGTTTGCCCACGATTTGATTCCACGGACACTGGTGATTTCTCCAGAAGGAACCATCATCTTTTCCCAGGTCGGCTTTTACGAACCGGATGTCCCGAAGCTGGAAGCTCTGCTGGACGAGCAACTGGCCGGTCTGCCAGATGCGAAAAACAAAACGGTTGCAGAGTGA